One genomic window of Clostridium taeniosporum includes the following:
- a CDS encoding YegS/Rv2252/BmrU family lipid kinase has translation MKKVRFIYNPYSGENIIVNELDNVIKIHEEADLQIIPYRIQKGKNLDEALEGIDDTYEYILIAGGDGTVDSVVNSMKKRKIDLPIGILPVGTANDFGKFINIPNNITDACNKILKSKPVDIDLGKINDKYFINVASTGLFTDVSQKTDVNLKNTIGKLAYYLKGIEELPNFRRLKVNIQSKECNYDGEMYLILVFNGATAGNFRLATKADVTDGNLDVIVFKAIPIIELIPLFIKVLKGEHLDSNKVVYFKTDDLYIECNENIVTDIDGERGPDFPLNIKCIKGGIKVLGIE, from the coding sequence ATGAAAAAGGTTAGATTTATATATAACCCGTACTCAGGAGAAAATATTATAGTTAATGAACTAGATAATGTTATAAAAATACATGAAGAAGCTGATTTGCAAATCATTCCATATAGGATCCAAAAAGGAAAAAATTTAGATGAGGCTTTAGAAGGTATAGATGATACTTATGAATATATATTAATAGCTGGTGGAGATGGAACCGTTGACTCAGTTGTTAATTCTATGAAAAAAAGAAAAATAGATTTACCAATTGGAATATTACCAGTAGGAACTGCAAATGATTTTGGAAAATTTATTAATATACCTAATAATATTACGGACGCGTGCAATAAAATCTTAAAGTCAAAGCCCGTTGATATTGATCTTGGTAAGATAAATGATAAGTATTTTATAAATGTGGCGAGTACTGGGCTTTTTACTGATGTTTCTCAAAAAACTGATGTAAATTTAAAAAATACCATAGGAAAATTAGCTTATTACTTAAAAGGTATAGAAGAGTTACCTAACTTTAGAAGATTAAAAGTAAATATACAATCTAAAGAATGTAATTATGATGGTGAAATGTATCTTATATTAGTATTCAATGGAGCAACTGCTGGAAATTTTAGATTGGCAACAAAAGCCGATGTCACTGATGGGAATTTAGATGTAATTGTATTTAAAGCTATACCAATAATTGAATTAATACCATTATTTATAAAAGTTTTAAAAGGAGAACATTTAGATTCTAATAAAGTAGTTTATTTTAAAACTGATGATTTGTATATTGAATGTAATGAAAATATAGTTACTGATATTGATGGAGAAAGAGGTCCAGATTTCCCATTAAATATTAAATGTATAAAAGGTGGAATTAAAGTTTTAGGAATTGAATAG
- the pssA gene encoding CDP-diacylglycerol--serine O-phosphatidyltransferase, translating into MRKSCIPNIFTFINLSCGVLSILSVMYDRIDLASIFILLAGLVDRYDGRVARFLNVSSDLGKELDSLADLVSFGVAPSILIYILFEFTHLGPKGSIGILLLLLFPICGAFRLARYNTSSFDGVFTGIPITIAGCLLALFALFNLKAQLPIYIAIILMIVFSYLMISNLQLKKL; encoded by the coding sequence ATGAGAAAAAGTTGTATTCCTAATATATTTACTTTTATAAACTTATCTTGCGGAGTTCTTTCAATTTTATCCGTTATGTATGATAGAATAGATTTAGCAAGTATTTTTATATTATTGGCCGGTCTAGTTGATAGATATGATGGAAGGGTAGCACGTTTTTTAAATGTATCTAGCGATTTAGGCAAAGAATTAGATTCTTTAGCTGATTTAGTTTCTTTTGGTGTTGCCCCATCTATACTAATATATATATTATTTGAATTTACACATTTAGGACCAAAAGGATCTATTGGAATATTGTTGTTACTATTATTCCCAATTTGTGGTGCATTTAGACTTGCTAGGTATAACACATCTAGCTTTGATGGTGTTTTTACTGGTATCCCGATTACAATTGCAGGATGTCTTTTAGCACTTTTTGCATTATTTAATTTAAAAGCTCAATTACCTATTTATATCGCAATTATACTTATGATTGTTTTTTCATATTTAATGATTAGCAATCTACAATTAAAGAAACTTTGA
- a CDS encoding rubrerythrin family protein: protein MNLKGSKTEKNLYKTFAGECRARSTYNLYGEKARLEGFRWIANVFDETAENEYAHSREVFKRFLGNVKTTEENLISAAVGEANESKNIYKEFEETARDEGFIEIADFYKELREVEESHEKRYLDLAEKVKMGILFKCEETCYWRCLNCGYIYEGKEAPSVCPLCKYPRAYFEKICDKDERK from the coding sequence ATGAATTTAAAGGGTAGTAAAACAGAAAAAAATTTATATAAGACTTTTGCAGGAGAGTGTAGAGCTAGGAGTACTTATAACTTATATGGAGAAAAAGCAAGATTAGAAGGATTTAGATGGATTGCTAATGTGTTTGATGAAACTGCTGAAAATGAATATGCACATTCAAGAGAAGTATTTAAGAGATTTTTAGGAAATGTAAAAACTACAGAAGAAAATTTAATTTCCGCTGCAGTGGGAGAAGCAAATGAAAGCAAAAATATTTATAAGGAATTTGAAGAAACAGCTAGAGATGAAGGGTTTATAGAAATAGCTGATTTTTATAAAGAACTTAGAGAGGTTGAAGAATCACATGAAAAAAGATATTTAGATTTAGCAGAAAAAGTTAAAATGGGAATCTTATTTAAATGTGAAGAAACTTGTTATTGGAGATGTTTGAATTGTGGATATATTTATGAAGGAAAAGAAGCTCCAAGTGTATGTCCATTATGCAAATATCCTAGGGCATATTTTGAAAAAATTTGCGATAAAGATGAGAGAAAATAG
- a CDS encoding SpoVR family protein, with the protein MSYTLREIEEWNEKIEKKVIEYGLDFYSQEFEFIDFNEMLGYESYVGMPSRYPHWSFGKAYEKNKMLYSLNLTGLPYEMVINSDPCLAYLMKENTLLLQILTMAHVYGHNDFFKNNRLFREGTNAKYTMEMFKLDADIIRRYINNPSIGYEKVERILDAAHAIRYQIGRVIGAKKLSDEEIKQSMIKDYESKLDNRDILNQHEEIKFPDLDKIPIEPDDDVVGFIIKYGNLQEWERTILRIVKRETEYFLPQIETKIMNEGWASYTHYNILKELNLPEGLHFEFLKRHNDVIAPILGGLNPYYVGFKIFEDLEKRYGKEKIFEVREIERDSSFLRRYLTKELCEELNLFEYNKRTFDIIIEEVSDEEGWKVIRDNLSYTCGIGEIPYIRVIDLNTKDYTLTLEHVFDGRELELNYAKETLKYIQELWGRKVKLFTKDSDKKEVIMTCNTDKEIIIG; encoded by the coding sequence ATGAGCTACACTTTAAGAGAGATTGAAGAATGGAATGAGAAAATAGAGAAAAAAGTAATAGAATATGGATTAGATTTTTATAGCCAAGAATTTGAATTTATAGATTTTAATGAAATGCTAGGTTATGAATCTTATGTAGGTATGCCATCAAGATATCCTCATTGGAGTTTTGGTAAAGCTTATGAAAAAAATAAAATGCTATATTCATTGAATCTTACAGGACTTCCTTATGAGATGGTAATTAATTCTGATCCGTGTTTGGCATATTTAATGAAAGAAAACACACTATTACTTCAAATATTAACTATGGCTCATGTTTATGGTCATAATGATTTCTTTAAAAATAATAGATTATTCAGAGAAGGAACTAATGCTAAATATACAATGGAAATGTTCAAATTAGATGCAGATATTATAAGAAGATATATTAATAATCCAAGTATTGGATATGAAAAAGTGGAGAGAATATTAGATGCTGCTCATGCAATTAGGTATCAAATAGGAAGAGTTATTGGTGCTAAAAAGTTATCAGATGAAGAAATAAAACAAAGCATGATAAAAGATTATGAAAGTAAATTAGATAATAGAGATATATTAAATCAACATGAAGAAATTAAATTCCCTGACTTAGATAAAATTCCTATAGAACCGGATGATGATGTTGTAGGATTTATAATAAAATATGGAAATTTACAAGAATGGGAAAGGACAATTTTAAGAATTGTAAAGAGAGAGACAGAATATTTTCTTCCTCAAATTGAAACTAAAATAATGAACGAAGGTTGGGCAAGTTATACTCATTATAATATATTGAAAGAGTTAAACTTACCAGAGGGATTGCATTTTGAATTTTTAAAGAGGCATAATGATGTAATAGCTCCTATTTTAGGGGGGTTAAATCCATATTATGTAGGATTTAAAATATTTGAGGATTTAGAAAAGAGATATGGAAAAGAAAAGATATTTGAGGTAAGGGAGATTGAAAGAGATAGTTCATTCTTGAGAAGATATTTAACTAAGGAACTGTGTGAAGAGCTTAATTTATTTGAATATAACAAAAGAACATTCGATATTATTATTGAAGAAGTTTCAGATGAAGAAGGTTGGAAAGTAATTAGAGATAATTTAAGTTATACTTGTGGAATTGGTGAGATTCCATATATTAGGGTTATTGACCTTAATACAAAAGATTATACTTTAACATTAGAGCATGTATTTGATGGAAGAGAATTAGAATTAAATTATGCAAAAGAGACATTAAAGTATATTCAAGAGTTATGGGGTAGGAAGGTAAAATTATTTACTAAGGATTCTGATAAAAAAGAAGTTATTATGACTTGCAATACGGACAAAGAAATTATAATTGGTTAA
- the yhbH gene encoding sporulation protein YhbH, which produces MAIFRDRTDKQVDHDRAIEDKRRHRQLVEKSIKENLGDILSEESIIGQSKNKKFKIPIKSIKEYQFVYGKNSKGVATGTGEEKRGDKIESGSKKAMGKGNKGAGNEEGDEVYETEITLEELMEYISDELNLPNLDEKKYSEIITDSCGKKKGYQRHGIRPRLAKKRTVMAKISRKQSKKRALLEAGEECEDERFPFREEDLRYYKVKLQPKKASNAVMIFIMDASGSMDSTKKYLARSFFFVLSRFLKRKYNNIAFEFIYHTTVAKRVGEYEFFHKSESGGTYISSGILEAIKLIDEKYPPNEWNIYPVYASDGDNWSEDNVKAIESVKEICEISNMFGYAELLPSTYTQTMYHKFNKDIKEKNFVSVVIKEKKDLWEALKTMLRQELKEE; this is translated from the coding sequence ATGGCAATTTTTAGAGATAGAACTGATAAACAAGTAGATCACGATAGAGCAATAGAAGATAAAAGAAGACATAGGCAATTAGTTGAAAAGTCAATTAAGGAGAATTTAGGCGATATCTTATCTGAAGAAAGTATAATTGGTCAAAGTAAAAATAAAAAATTTAAGATACCGATAAAAAGTATTAAAGAATATCAATTTGTATATGGGAAGAATAGTAAAGGGGTAGCTACTGGAACAGGTGAGGAAAAACGTGGTGATAAAATAGAATCTGGATCTAAAAAAGCAATGGGAAAAGGTAATAAAGGTGCAGGTAATGAAGAGGGAGATGAAGTTTATGAAACTGAAATTACCCTTGAAGAACTTATGGAATATATATCAGATGAGCTTAATTTACCTAATTTAGATGAAAAGAAATATTCAGAAATAATAACTGATAGCTGTGGAAAGAAAAAAGGATATCAAAGACATGGTATAAGACCTAGACTTGCTAAAAAAAGAACAGTTATGGCTAAAATATCAAGAAAACAAAGTAAAAAGAGAGCGCTTTTAGAAGCAGGAGAAGAATGTGAAGATGAGAGATTTCCATTTAGGGAAGAAGATCTTAGATATTACAAGGTAAAATTACAACCTAAAAAAGCAAGTAATGCAGTTATGATATTTATTATGGATGCTTCTGGTTCTATGGACTCAACAAAGAAATATTTAGCAAGATCATTTTTCTTTGTGTTATCAAGATTTTTGAAAAGAAAATATAATAATATAGCATTTGAATTTATATATCATACCACTGTTGCAAAAAGGGTGGGTGAATATGAGTTTTTCCATAAATCTGAATCAGGAGGAACTTATATATCAAGTGGTATATTGGAAGCTATAAAATTAATAGATGAAAAATATCCTCCAAATGAATGGAATATATACCCTGTTTATGCTAGTGATGGTGATAATTGGTCTGAAGATAATGTAAAGGCAATAGAATCGGTAAAAGAAATATGTGAAATTAGTAATATGTTTGGATATGCAGAACTTTTACCATCAACCTATACTCAAACTATGTACCATAAATTTAATAAAGATATAAAAGAAAAGAATTTTGTTTCTGTTGTAATTAAAGAGAAAAAGGATTTATGGGAAGCGCTTAAAACTATGCTCAGACAGGAATTAAAGGAGGAGTAG
- a CDS encoding PrkA family serine protein kinase: MDFKEFIKIDREKNAKNKFSGTFLDYLELLKKNPDITKLAHKRIYDMILKKGVEELRGDENPRIRKIYGNDAIRKYGFFKDEFYGIDKVIMKICNYFKSAAMKGEEARQVLYLVGPVGAGKSSLVESIKNALEECEPIYALKGCPMHEEPLHLIPKHLRPKFEEMLGVQIEGDLCPICKYRLSHEFNGEYEEFPVETTGFSVRSRKGVGVVPPVDPNNQDTSILNGSIDISKMDLYSEDDPRIFSLNGAFNVGNRGVVEFIEVFKNDVEYLHTIITATQEKSIPSPGKGSMLYFDGVILAHSNEAEWNKFKSDHTNEAILDRIVKIEVPYCLELDEEVKIYKKILKRSNFKAHIAPHTIEIAAMFAILSRLAPSVKVDPITKLKIYNGEEIVEKGSTKRIDILELKEEAGQYEGMKGISTRFIIKVIDNALSDSEYDCINPLSIMESLIRAVKEMDISSDEKKIYLGFIKDTIRKEYNKILEKEITKAFIVSFREQAESLFNNYIDNAEAFVNKTKIKDVSTGEELNPDEEFMRSIEEQIGVYDASAKGFRSDVTSYMFYVVRNGGKIDYTSYEPLKDAIEKKLIASVKDLSRIITKSKVRNEEQAEKYNSMVEEMKQNGYCLHCCDVILKYAANNLWKD; this comes from the coding sequence ATGGACTTTAAAGAGTTTATAAAAATAGATAGAGAAAAAAATGCTAAAAATAAATTTTCAGGAACTTTTTTAGATTATTTAGAATTATTAAAGAAAAATCCAGATATTACTAAACTTGCTCATAAGAGAATTTACGATATGATTTTGAAAAAAGGTGTAGAGGAACTAAGAGGAGATGAAAATCCTAGGATAAGAAAAATATATGGTAATGATGCCATAAGAAAATATGGATTTTTTAAGGATGAGTTTTATGGTATTGATAAAGTAATTATGAAAATATGTAATTATTTTAAATCAGCAGCTATGAAAGGTGAAGAAGCAAGACAAGTACTATATTTAGTGGGACCAGTTGGCGCAGGAAAATCTTCATTAGTTGAAAGTATTAAAAATGCCCTTGAAGAGTGTGAACCTATATATGCATTAAAAGGATGTCCTATGCATGAAGAACCATTACATCTTATACCTAAACATTTAAGACCAAAGTTTGAAGAAATGTTAGGTGTTCAAATAGAAGGAGACTTATGTCCTATATGCAAGTATAGATTAAGTCATGAATTTAATGGAGAATACGAAGAGTTCCCAGTAGAAACAACTGGTTTTTCAGTAAGGTCTAGAAAGGGAGTAGGTGTTGTACCACCAGTAGATCCAAATAATCAAGATACTTCTATATTAAATGGTTCTATAGATATATCTAAAATGGACTTATATTCTGAGGATGATCCAAGAATATTCTCTTTAAATGGAGCATTTAATGTTGGAAATAGAGGTGTAGTTGAATTTATTGAAGTATTTAAAAATGATGTTGAATATCTTCATACAATAATTACAGCAACACAAGAAAAATCAATACCTTCACCAGGTAAAGGTTCAATGCTTTATTTTGATGGAGTAATATTAGCGCATTCAAATGAAGCTGAATGGAATAAATTTAAATCAGATCACACTAATGAAGCTATTTTAGATAGGATAGTAAAAATTGAAGTTCCTTATTGTTTGGAATTAGATGAAGAAGTAAAAATATATAAAAAGATTTTAAAGAGAAGTAATTTTAAAGCACATATAGCACCTCATACAATTGAAATAGCTGCTATGTTTGCTATATTATCAAGATTAGCACCATCAGTAAAAGTTGATCCAATAACAAAATTAAAGATTTACAATGGAGAAGAAATAGTAGAAAAAGGAAGTACTAAGAGAATTGATATATTAGAACTAAAAGAAGAAGCAGGGCAATATGAAGGTATGAAGGGGATTAGTACTAGATTTATCATAAAAGTTATAGATAATGCTCTTTCTGATTCAGAGTATGATTGTATAAATCCTTTAAGTATAATGGAAAGTTTAATAAGAGCAGTTAAAGAAATGGATATATCATCTGATGAAAAGAAGATATATTTAGGATTTATTAAAGATACTATAAGAAAGGAATACAACAAAATTTTAGAAAAGGAAATTACAAAGGCATTTATAGTTTCATTTAGAGAACAAGCAGAAAGTTTATTTAATAATTATATAGATAATGCAGAAGCTTTTGTAAATAAAACAAAAATTAAAGATGTATCTACTGGAGAAGAATTAAATCCAGATGAAGAATTTATGAGAAGTATTGAAGAACAAATAGGAGTATATGATGCATCAGCGAAGGGCTTTAGAAGTGATGTAACTTCATATATGTTCTATGTTGTTAGAAATGGTGGAAAGATTGATTATACTTCATATGAACCTCTTAAGGATGCAATAGAAAAGAAACTTATAGCTTCAGTTAAAGATTTATCTAGAATTATAACAAAATCTAAAGTTAGAAATGAAGAACAAGCAGAAAAATATAATTCTATGGTAGAAGAAATGAAACAAAATGGTTATTGTCTTCATTGTTGTGATGTAATATTAAAATATGCTGCTAATAACTTATGGAAGGATTAA
- the recQ gene encoding DNA helicase RecQ: MDNKEKIFYVLQKYYGYSTLRRGQYEIINNILTGRDTFCLMPTGAGKSICYQIPALIFKGVTIVISPLISLMKDQVDNLIESGIKATYINSSKTMEQIKNILLEASMSEYKIIYIAPERLESNIFKNMIKDLEISQIAIDEAHCISQWGHDFRKSYLQISEFYKLLRNKPVISTFTATATKEVREDIIKLLRLDNPYIYVGDINRENLNLAVLRDIDKLEQVKDIIRDHEDQSGIVYCASQKEVDNLYYYLNDVGYSVGKYHGGLNDEEKEVFQEGFLFERFNVMVATNAFGMGIDKSNIRFIVHFTIPQNIEYYYQEIGRGGRDGEKCDCYLFYCESDIRRVEYIINKSSSIHTREVHLRKLQDIIDYCNFKECYRKYILNYFGNNRKLNYCNNCSNCLNDDELKDFTRECQMILSTVFRTREKYGISVLIDILKGFKGPKIIKDNLDRITTYGIMREYGSSLIKDLINSLLKEGYVDLKEGTYSMLKLNKRSYNILKNKEKVIFKILDKEDNILNKELFEALRNWRRERAFKENKKPYIIFSDATLIDICNVKPNNLEKLLEIRGVGEKKIQDYGEDLLRIIKIF; this comes from the coding sequence ATGGACAATAAAGAAAAGATTTTTTATGTATTACAAAAATATTATGGATACAGCACATTAAGAAGAGGACAGTATGAAATAATAAATAATATTCTTACTGGAAGAGATACTTTTTGTCTTATGCCTACAGGAGCAGGAAAATCAATTTGTTATCAAATACCAGCTTTGATTTTTAAAGGAGTAACTATTGTAATTTCACCATTAATATCACTTATGAAAGATCAAGTTGACAATCTTATTGAAAGTGGTATAAAGGCAACTTACATAAATAGCTCTAAAACAATGGAGCAGATTAAAAATATATTGCTAGAAGCGTCTATGAGTGAATATAAGATTATATATATTGCACCAGAGAGATTAGAATCAAATATATTTAAGAATATGATAAAAGATTTGGAAATATCACAAATTGCTATTGATGAAGCTCACTGCATATCTCAATGGGGACATGATTTTAGAAAAAGTTATTTACAAATTTCTGAATTTTATAAACTGCTAAGAAATAAACCAGTAATTTCTACTTTTACAGCAACAGCTACTAAAGAAGTTAGAGAGGATATAATAAAACTTTTAAGATTAGATAATCCATATATATATGTTGGTGATATAAATAGAGAAAATTTAAATTTAGCAGTCTTGAGAGACATTGATAAATTAGAACAGGTTAAAGATATAATAAGAGATCATGAAGATCAATCAGGTATAGTATATTGTGCGTCTCAAAAAGAAGTAGATAATCTTTATTATTATTTAAATGATGTTGGATATAGTGTAGGAAAATATCATGGTGGGCTTAATGATGAAGAAAAAGAAGTCTTTCAAGAAGGATTTTTATTTGAAAGATTCAATGTAATGGTTGCAACAAATGCATTTGGAATGGGCATTGATAAATCAAATATTAGATTTATAGTACATTTTACAATTCCTCAAAATATAGAATACTATTATCAAGAAATAGGAAGAGGGGGAAGAGATGGAGAAAAGTGTGATTGCTATCTTTTTTATTGTGAAAGTGATATAAGAAGAGTTGAATATATAATAAATAAGAGTTCATCTATTCATACAAGAGAAGTACATCTTAGAAAATTACAAGATATTATTGATTATTGTAATTTTAAGGAGTGCTATAGAAAATATATATTAAATTATTTTGGAAATAACAGAAAATTAAATTATTGTAATAATTGTAGTAATTGTTTAAATGATGATGAATTAAAAGATTTTACAAGAGAATGCCAAATGATTTTATCTACTGTTTTTAGAACTAGAGAAAAGTATGGTATATCTGTACTTATAGATATATTAAAAGGATTCAAAGGCCCTAAAATAATAAAAGATAATTTAGACAGAATTACTACATATGGAATAATGAGGGAATATGGAAGTTCATTAATTAAAGATTTAATAAATAGTTTATTAAAAGAAGGATATGTTGATTTGAAAGAAGGAACATATTCAATGCTAAAACTTAATAAGCGATCATACAATATTTTAAAAAATAAAGAAAAAGTTATATTTAAAATTTTAGATAAAGAAGATAATATTTTAAATAAAGAATTATTTGAGGCATTAAGAAATTGGAGAAGAGAAAGAGCATTTAAAGAAAATAAAAAACCATATATAATATTTTCAGATGCTACTTTAATAGATATATGTAATGTTAAACCTAACAATTTAGAAAAGTTATTAGAAATAAGAGGTGTTGGTGAAAAGAAAATACAGGATTATGGGGAAGATTTATTAAGAATAATCAAAATATTTTAA
- a CDS encoding DUF4430 domain-containing protein: protein MNSKKKKILVSVLVIAIAVIGLSLYKFSINSKSVNGTKEYKVIVTDTENTFNDEFNIETEETSLGKDLDDRNLIESEKGPYGRFVVGVHGKKADESKRQWWNLIINGEASSTGIDDVMIHDGDEVKFILTTGW from the coding sequence ATGAATAGTAAAAAGAAAAAAATATTAGTATCGGTACTTGTTATTGCAATTGCTGTTATTGGTTTATCTTTATATAAGTTTTCTATAAATAGTAAATCTGTAAATGGAACTAAAGAATATAAGGTTATAGTTACAGATACAGAAAATACATTTAATGATGAATTTAATATTGAGACCGAGGAAACATCTCTTGGGAAGGACTTAGATGATAGAAATCTTATAGAATCAGAAAAAGGTCCTTATGGAAGATTTGTTGTTGGAGTTCATGGTAAAAAAGCTGATGAATCTAAAAGGCAATGGTGGAATTTAATCATTAATGGGGAAGCATCATCAACAGGAATAGATGATGTAATGATACATGATGGTGATGAAGTAAAATTTATTTTAACTACTGGATGGTAA
- a CDS encoding ABC transporter permease, whose translation MSNSFYLKLANTNLKKNGKTYFPYIIASICAVVTFYTMKGIALNEGLNVMRGSEQVKMMLEFTSNVIAIFSIIFLFYTNSFLIKRRTKELGLYNILGMEKKHIYKVIFFETLIVWILSLILGLIGGIILGKLLFLILLNLIKFKVTLAFSISVPAIISTIKIFTLIFTAILIKNFIQVKFSNPIKLLKGGEKGEKVPKTSKILAVSGIIELILGYGIAVTVKSPIEALQLFFIAVLLVMAGTYSTFRAGSIAILKLLKKNKKFFYKPNNFISISSMIYRMKQNAVGLANICILSTAVLLTISTTVCLYIGQEDNLKNHNPKDINISIDNGNKENIESINHVINEEVKYNNINLDNKIEFNYINMLTIKDGDSFKITKKDMSNISKLFSLDFLTVDDYNAMEEKEISLKNNEVLIFSREGSFGKEFINIGQKQYKIKDELNNMKFINKQDTAIIKGYFIVVKDMNILKSIYKDMNNKDLEETQYNILFDVNGDKNYIMNFCSDISSKVNKMYNGDFTSIYTDREDLYTFNGGFLFIGVFLGLLFTMATVLIIYYKQISEGYDDSERFKIMQKVGMSKEEVKKSINKQILMVFFLPLITAVIHIAFAFKEMKKILALFIISDTKMLLKCTLVTVVVFAIVYILVYMLTAKTYYKIVEQED comes from the coding sequence TTGAGTAATTCATTTTATCTTAAGTTAGCAAATACTAATTTGAAGAAAAATGGTAAAACTTATTTTCCATATATTATAGCATCAATTTGTGCTGTAGTTACATTTTATACAATGAAGGGTATAGCATTAAATGAAGGGCTAAATGTAATGAGAGGATCAGAACAAGTAAAAATGATGCTTGAATTTACCTCAAATGTTATTGCTATATTTTCTATAATATTCTTATTTTATACTAATAGTTTTTTAATAAAGCGTAGAACAAAAGAATTAGGACTTTATAATATTCTTGGAATGGAAAAAAAGCATATTTATAAGGTGATTTTTTTTGAAACATTAATAGTATGGATATTAAGCTTAATATTAGGACTTATAGGTGGGATAATACTAGGAAAATTATTATTTTTAATATTGCTTAATTTAATAAAATTTAAAGTGACATTGGCTTTCTCTATATCAGTACCAGCAATAATTTCTACAATAAAAATTTTTACATTAATTTTTACAGCCATATTAATTAAAAATTTTATACAAGTAAAATTTTCTAATCCGATAAAATTATTAAAAGGGGGAGAAAAAGGAGAAAAAGTTCCAAAGACATCAAAAATATTAGCTGTTTCAGGGATTATTGAATTAATTTTAGGTTATGGTATAGCAGTTACAGTAAAATCTCCAATAGAAGCACTTCAATTGTTTTTTATAGCTGTACTTTTAGTTATGGCTGGAACATATAGTACCTTTAGAGCAGGAAGTATAGCGATTTTAAAATTGTTAAAGAAAAATAAGAAGTTTTTTTATAAGCCTAATAATTTTATTTCAATTTCAAGTATGATATATCGTATGAAACAAAATGCAGTAGGCCTTGCTAATATATGTATTCTTAGTACAGCTGTATTATTAACAATATCTACAACAGTATGTTTATATATTGGTCAAGAGGATAATTTAAAGAATCACAATCCAAAAGATATAAATATATCTATAGACAATGGAAATAAGGAAAATATAGAGAGTATTAATCATGTAATAAATGAAGAAGTAAAGTACAATAATATAAATTTAGATAATAAAATAGAATTTAATTATATTAATATGTTAACAATAAAAGATGGAGATAGTTTTAAAATTACTAAAAAAGATATGTCTAATATAAGTAAATTATTTAGTTTAGATTTTTTAACTGTTGATGATTATAATGCTATGGAAGAAAAAGAAATATCTTTAAAAAATAATGAAGTATTGATATTTTCACGAGAAGGAAGTTTTGGTAAAGAATTCATTAATATTGGACAAAAACAATATAAAATAAAAGATGAACTTAATAATATGAAGTTCATAAACAAACAAGATACAGCCATAATAAAAGGTTATTTTATTGTTGTAAAAGATATGAATATTTTAAAATCAATATATAAAGATATGAATAATAAAGATTTAGAAGAAACTCAATATAATATTTTATTTGATGTTAACGGTGATAAAAATTATATTATGAATTTTTGTAGCGATATAAGTAGCAAAGTTAATAAAATGTATAATGGAGATTTTACTAGTATTTATACTGATAGAGAAGATCTTTATACATTTAATGGTGGATTTTTATTTATTGGTGTATTCTTAGGATTATTATTTACAATGGCAACAGTTTTAATAATTTATTACAAGCAAATTTCAGAAGGTTATGACGATAGCGAGAGATTTAAAATAATGCAAAAAGTTGGTATGAGTAAGGAAGAAGTGAAAAAGAGTATAAACAAGCAAATATTAATGGTATTTTTCTTACCCTTAATAACAGCTGTAATTCATATAGCTTTTGCGTTTAAAGAAATGAAAAAAATATTAGCGTTATTCATAATAAGTGATACGAAAATGCTTTTAAAATGTACATTAGTAACAGTAGTAGTTTTTGCTATAGTATATATATTAGTTTATATGTTAACAGCTAAAACTTATTATAAAATTGTTGAACAAGAAGACTAG